Proteins from a single region of Engystomops pustulosus chromosome 5, aEngPut4.maternal, whole genome shotgun sequence:
- the SNX31 gene encoding sorting nexin-31 isoform X1 — MHISIPVTQDLVDNLGGRYVLYSVYLEGFLLFKVRYKDLHFWNEQMYDIFGKRLPKFPPKYYLAMTESMAEERRVTLEQYLQGVVSDSVISGSDVFITGLKKFQLETFKLPCIKVVLKVYLPDGRQVNVDSKTSDSAERVLEAALYTLNVSRELVEYFGLFITHKDSEGAYSVVKKIAPFEIPFITIWHINDDSYQIDIRKWYTTPTTDAMLMGCGGAIDLLYAQAVQELEMNWSRPTEQQTEMLKELIKAENKVKFLETMQQVEHYSYQKLNPGVTDYPNCNTVATVSVGNNEMYCSLQTSDNRTEIISVHVSKITRCHVPLHQPEKTMDQQECKLCLIDGQVPKLISILTKQQPENTMDQQECKLCFIDGQVPKLISIRTKQAFLLSTWIKKMLSEQPLPCVKENLEIQDNITSSNILSRNPKKIDVACGIKDPIYTSLRECDSSDLYDDNQ; from the exons ATGTATGATATATTTGGAAAGAGGCTGCCAAAATTTCCACCTAAATATTATCTGGCAATGACTGAATCTATGGCTGAGGAAAGGCGAGTAACACTGGAGCAGTACCTGCAAGGAG TTGTTTCAGATTCTGTTATTTCCGGCAGCGACGTTTTCATCACGGGTCTTAAGAAATTCCAGCTG GAAACCTTTAAGTTGCCATGTATAAAAGTGGTTCTTAAAGTTTACTTGCCCGACGGCAGACAGGTGAATGTAGACTCCAAGACTTCTGACTCTGCGGAGAGAGTGCTGGAG GCTGCGTTGTATACATTAAATGTATCCAGAGAACTTGTGGAATATTTCGGCTTGTTCATAACACATAAAGACTCTGAAGGCGCTTACTCAG TGGTGAAGAAGATTGCACCTTTTGAAATCCCGTTTATAACCATATGGCACATCAATGATGATTCATATCAGATTGACATCAGGAAGTG gtacACGACTCCCACGACTGATGCTATGCTAATGGGTTGTGGGGGCGCAATTGACTTGCTTTATGCCCAG GCTGTTCAAGAACTGGAGATGAACTGGTCAAGACCGACAGAACAGCAGACGGAGATGTTGAAAGAACTAATAAAAGCAGAAAACAAAGTTAAG TTCTTGGAAACTATGCAACAAGTGGAGCACTACAGCTACCAGAAGCTGAACCCTGGTGTCACAGATTATCCAAATTGCAACACTGTGGCCACTGTGTCTGTGGGGAATAATGAGATGTACTGCAGCCTTCAGACCTCCGACAACAGGACCGAGATTATCAGTGTCCATGTTAGCAAAATTACTCGCTGCCATGTCCCGCTCCAT CAACCAGAAAAGACCATGGATCAACAGGAGTGCAAATTGTGTTTGATAGATGGACAAGTTCCGAAATTGATTTCTATACTGACAAAACAG caaccAGAAAATACCATGGATCAACAGGAGTGCAAATTGTGTTTCATAGATGGACAAGTTCCAAAATTGATTTCAATACGGACAAAACAG GCGTTCCTGCTAAGTACGTGGATAAAAAAGATGCTGAGTGAGCAACCACTGCCTTGTGTGAAGGAGAACCTGGAGATT caaGATAACATCACCTCATCAAATATTCTGAGCAGAAATCCCAAAAAG ATAGATGTTGCTTGTGGAATAAAGGATCCCATTTATACAAGCTTAAGAGAATGTGATTCATCAGATCTGTATGACGACAATCAGTAG